One genomic window of Actinoalloteichus hoggarensis includes the following:
- a CDS encoding glycoside hydrolase family 95 protein gives MILWYDEPAESWESESLPIGNGALGGAVFGGVAVERLQFNEKTLWTGGPGSAQGYDHGDWEAPRPAALDEVRRTLDVEQRAAPEWVADRLGLPRRGFGAYQPFGDVLLHFPDGPVEPADYRRELDLAEAVARVAYRDGEVRHEREYLASHPHGVIAGRLSADRPGSVSVTLRMATPHPGGVRTVVGGRLTLRGALPDNGLRYEAQIQVLAEGGSVTDDGESITVSGADAVTVLLAAGTDYACAYPDYRGVDPHERITATLDRAVAAGYPTLRADHVGDHAALFGRVSLDVGQQWPAAATDVLLADYTGGSSAADRALEALFFAYGRYLLIASSRDGSLPANLQGVWNDSTTPPWSGDYHVNINLQMNYWPAMSTNLAETTGPYDAFVDALRAPGRRTAATMHGARGWLVHNETNPFGFTGVHDWATAFWFPEAAAWLTQQLYDQYLFSGDERYLRDVVYPVLREASEFWLDTLHTDPRDGALVVSPSYSPEHGDFTSGAAMSQQIVTHLFTTTLAAAARLGGDEELRARLDVALAALDPGIRIGSWGQLQEWRQDWDDPDDDHRHVSQLFALYPGTAIRPGSPAAEAAGVSLTARGDGGTGWSRAWRIGLWARLRDGDRAHAMLAGQLRHSVLPNLWDTHPPFQIDGNLGATAGIAEMLVQSHLGVVDLLPALPAAWPSGSVTGLRARGDVTVGVKWSAGLPTRAELRAGRDGPLRIGVGRFAGGAARVTVTDSAGAVVDVDRATEVLLLAATAGETYTVTG, from the coding sequence ATGATCCTCTGGTACGACGAGCCTGCCGAGTCCTGGGAGTCCGAGTCGTTGCCCATCGGCAACGGCGCGCTCGGCGGTGCCGTGTTCGGCGGGGTGGCCGTCGAACGACTCCAGTTCAACGAGAAGACCCTGTGGACCGGCGGGCCGGGATCGGCCCAGGGCTACGACCACGGCGACTGGGAAGCACCGCGCCCCGCGGCGCTCGACGAGGTCCGAAGGACACTGGACGTCGAGCAGCGGGCCGCGCCGGAGTGGGTCGCCGATCGGCTCGGCCTGCCCCGCCGCGGCTTCGGCGCCTACCAACCCTTCGGCGACGTCCTCTTGCACTTCCCGGACGGACCCGTCGAACCCGCCGACTACCGCCGCGAGCTCGACCTGGCCGAGGCCGTCGCGCGGGTCGCCTATCGCGACGGCGAGGTCCGGCACGAGCGCGAGTACCTCGCCAGCCATCCGCACGGCGTCATCGCGGGCAGACTGAGCGCCGACCGGCCCGGTTCGGTGTCCGTCACGCTGCGCATGGCGACGCCGCACCCGGGCGGGGTCCGCACCGTCGTGGGCGGCAGGCTGACGCTGCGCGGCGCGCTGCCCGACAACGGACTCCGGTACGAGGCACAGATTCAGGTGCTCGCCGAGGGCGGCAGTGTCACCGACGACGGCGAGTCGATCACCGTCAGCGGCGCCGACGCGGTGACCGTGCTGCTCGCGGCAGGCACCGACTACGCCTGCGCGTATCCCGACTACCGGGGAGTCGATCCACACGAGCGGATCACGGCGACGCTGGATCGGGCCGTCGCCGCAGGGTATCCGACCCTCCGCGCCGACCACGTCGGCGACCACGCCGCCCTGTTCGGGCGCGTCAGTCTGGACGTGGGACAGCAGTGGCCCGCCGCGGCCACCGACGTCCTGCTCGCCGACTACACCGGTGGGTCGTCGGCCGCCGATCGCGCGCTGGAGGCCTTGTTCTTCGCCTACGGCCGTTATCTGCTCATCGCCTCATCCCGGGACGGATCGCTGCCCGCCAACCTCCAGGGCGTGTGGAACGACTCCACCACCCCGCCGTGGAGCGGCGACTACCACGTCAACATCAACCTTCAGATGAACTACTGGCCCGCGATGTCGACGAACCTCGCCGAGACGACCGGCCCCTACGATGCCTTCGTCGACGCCCTGCGCGCACCGGGCCGCCGCACCGCGGCGACGATGCACGGGGCCCGCGGCTGGCTGGTGCACAACGAGACCAACCCCTTCGGCTTCACCGGAGTCCACGACTGGGCGACGGCGTTCTGGTTTCCGGAGGCGGCGGCCTGGCTGACACAGCAGCTCTACGACCAGTATCTGTTCTCCGGTGACGAGCGTTATCTGCGCGACGTCGTGTATCCGGTGCTGCGGGAGGCGAGCGAGTTCTGGCTGGACACCCTGCACACCGATCCCCGTGACGGGGCGCTGGTGGTCTCGCCGAGCTACTCGCCGGAGCACGGCGACTTCACCTCGGGCGCGGCGATGTCGCAGCAGATCGTGACGCACCTGTTCACGACCACCCTGGCCGCCGCCGCGCGGCTGGGCGGGGACGAGGAGCTGCGCGCCAGGCTCGACGTGGCGCTCGCCGCGCTGGACCCCGGCATCCGGATCGGCTCGTGGGGCCAGCTGCAGGAATGGCGGCAGGACTGGGACGACCCGGACGACGATCACCGACACGTCTCTCAGCTGTTCGCGCTGTACCCCGGCACGGCGATCAGACCCGGCAGTCCGGCCGCCGAGGCCGCCGGAGTCTCCCTGACCGCCCGCGGTGACGGCGGCACCGGCTGGAGCCGGGCCTGGCGGATCGGTCTCTGGGCGCGGCTGCGCGACGGCGACCGTGCGCACGCCATGCTCGCAGGCCAGCTGCGACACTCGGTGCTGCCGAATCTCTGGGACACCCATCCGCCGTTCCAGATCGACGGGAACCTCGGCGCCACCGCGGGCATCGCCGAGATGCTGGTGCAGAGTCACCTCGGTGTCGTCGACCTGCTGCCCGCGCTGCCCGCGGCGTGGCCTTCGGGCTCGGTGACGGGCCTGCGGGCGCGCGGCGACGTCACGGTGGGCGTCAAGTGGTCGGCGGGCCTGCCGACGAGAGCGGAGCTGCGCGCGGGGCGGGACGGCCCGCTGCGCATCGGCGTCGGTCGGTTCGCGGGCGGCGCGGCCCGCGTCACGGTCACCGATTCGGCGGGTGCCGTGGTGGACGTCGATCGAGCGACGGAGGTTCTGCTGCTGGCCGCGACGGCGGGGGAGACCTACACCGTGACGGGGTGA
- a CDS encoding CobW family GTP-binding protein, whose translation MAGRSRRRIPVVIVAGFLGAGKTTLLNHLLTNRAGVRIGVLVNDFGSIEIDAMTVAGQVDSMVSLGNGCLCCAVDTSTVDELLDRLARPAAGIDVIVIEASGLAEPRDMIRLVLASENPRVEYGGLVEVVDAAEFESTRSRHPDLGTRLSLADLVVVNKSDRLPAEGRAALLASVRALGGGTPVVTTSHGRIDPELLFEPPERPRPEERFGQLSFDQLAPGGAEGSARTSEQARRDHQEDGCVDESHLHHGYQTVSFSSVTPLHPRRLMAFLDDRPPGLYRTKGFVYFGVAGHRQKFSLHTVGAFLRFRRSRWAAGEDRATRLVLIGFGIDVEAVHAALTACLEPRPAGLTEQDMLRVLTFVEP comes from the coding sequence GTGGCAGGCCGGTCAAGGAGACGGATTCCCGTCGTCATCGTCGCGGGGTTCCTCGGTGCGGGGAAGACGACGCTGCTCAATCACCTGTTGACCAACCGCGCCGGGGTACGGATCGGTGTCCTGGTCAACGACTTCGGCAGTATCGAGATCGACGCGATGACGGTGGCGGGTCAGGTCGACTCGATGGTCTCGCTCGGCAACGGCTGCCTCTGCTGTGCCGTGGACACCAGCACGGTGGACGAGCTGCTCGACCGGCTGGCCCGCCCGGCCGCCGGGATCGACGTCATCGTCATCGAGGCGAGCGGCCTGGCCGAGCCACGCGACATGATCCGGCTGGTGTTGGCGAGCGAGAACCCGCGGGTCGAGTACGGCGGGCTCGTCGAGGTGGTCGACGCCGCCGAGTTCGAGAGCACGCGATCCCGTCATCCCGATCTGGGCACCCGGCTGTCCCTGGCCGACCTCGTCGTCGTCAACAAGTCCGACCGCCTGCCCGCCGAGGGACGGGCCGCCCTGCTCGCGTCGGTGCGGGCACTGGGCGGCGGCACGCCCGTGGTCACGACCTCCCACGGTCGGATCGACCCCGAACTCCTCTTCGAGCCGCCGGAGCGCCCGCGCCCCGAGGAGCGCTTCGGCCAGCTCTCCTTCGACCAGCTCGCCCCAGGAGGCGCCGAAGGGTCCGCGCGGACGAGTGAGCAGGCGCGGCGAGACCACCAGGAGGACGGCTGCGTCGACGAGTCGCACCTGCACCACGGCTATCAGACGGTCTCCTTCAGTTCCGTGACGCCGCTGCATCCCCGTCGGCTGATGGCCTTTCTGGACGATCGGCCACCGGGGCTGTACCGGACGAAGGGCTTCGTCTACTTCGGTGTCGCCGGGCACCGGCAGAAGTTCAGTCTGCATACCGTGGGCGCGTTCCTGCGCTTCCGACGTTCTCGGTGGGCGGCGGGCGAGGATCGCGCCACGCGGCTGGTGCTGATCGGCTTCGGCATCGACGTCGAGGCCGTGCACGCGGCGCTGACGGCATGTCTGGAACCGCGTCCCGCCGGGCTGACCGAGCAGGACATGCTGCGTGTGCTGACCTTCGTCGAGCCCTGA
- a CDS encoding SDR family oxidoreductase gives MTDSISMSTPFAPLPADVPSADRAAVVTGSESGIGRAVALELARQGVHVGITYRTDERAARELADEVGELGVRAAIRQVELTELPGAADVVDALAEDLGGLDILVNNAGITTDSNFLDTSYETWRDTHRVDLDAVFLCSQRAARRMIAAGRGGRIITVTSVHEHLPRVGFAAYSAAKAGAGALCKVMALELARHGITVNAVAPGEINTAMNRREDVDPRELPRPGVPLGRPGGVTEVAALTAFLASPAASYVTGASILVDGGVSLMGVEAGLSLPSDDWRP, from the coding sequence ATGACGGACTCGATCAGCATGTCCACCCCGTTCGCCCCGTTGCCCGCCGATGTCCCCTCCGCCGATCGGGCCGCCGTGGTCACCGGCTCGGAGTCCGGCATCGGCAGGGCGGTCGCGCTCGAACTGGCTCGCCAAGGCGTGCACGTGGGCATCACCTACCGCACCGACGAGCGGGCAGCCCGGGAACTCGCCGACGAGGTCGGCGAACTCGGGGTGCGGGCCGCGATCCGGCAGGTGGAGTTGACCGAGCTGCCCGGGGCCGCCGACGTGGTCGACGCTCTCGCCGAGGACCTCGGCGGCCTCGACATCCTGGTGAACAACGCGGGGATCACCACCGACTCGAACTTCCTCGACACCTCGTATGAGACCTGGCGCGACACGCACCGCGTCGACCTGGACGCGGTGTTCCTCTGCTCGCAGCGGGCCGCCAGACGGATGATCGCGGCGGGTCGAGGCGGTCGGATCATCACCGTCACCAGCGTGCACGAGCATCTGCCCCGCGTCGGATTCGCGGCCTACTCGGCGGCGAAGGCGGGCGCGGGCGCGCTGTGCAAGGTGATGGCCCTGGAGCTCGCCCGCCACGGGATCACCGTCAACGCCGTCGCGCCCGGCGAGATCAACACGGCGATGAACCGGCGCGAGGACGTCGATCCGCGGGAGCTGCCCCGGCCAGGTGTGCCACTGGGCAGACCCGGCGGCGTCACGGAGGTCGCGGCGCTGACGGCCTTCCTCGCCTCGCCCGCCGCGTCCTACGTCACGGGCGCCTCGATCCTCGTCGACGGGGGAGTGTCACTGATGGGCGTCGAGGCGGGGCTGTCGCTGCCCTCGGACGACTGGCGCCCCTGA
- a CDS encoding methyltransferase domain-containing protein, which produces MITTVDSYRLRHRLADSLRASGYLQSRRWLEAFRTVPREAFVDRFIISSPTGEQTLFDLAVDRPLALEAVYRDTNLLTQRDAGGTATSSSTTPSLMALMLERLDLWQGHSVLEIGTGTGYNTALLCHVLGDHTVTSIDIDPGLVVRARDALDGLGHHPHLIIGDGTQGVVEYAPYDRLIATCGVARVPASWLRQVAPDGVILVNLGYALARLTVDADGRATGPFTDYAAFMRLRPHPAYRTPTGREIVEMATEEGARSTVRIDGFPDYLGARPLECLRALVHPDVHKVIRHDGGGEAHVLGDPATGSWARARFIGSSRAAIVHGGVRDLWDDYMRIAQLWNEHGRPEPARYGLTITPDGVHTLWLDCPEHPVLVLD; this is translated from the coding sequence ATGATCACCACCGTCGACAGCTACCGACTCCGCCACCGGCTGGCCGACTCGCTGCGGGCGAGCGGCTATCTCCAGAGCCGTCGCTGGCTGGAGGCGTTTCGCACGGTGCCGCGGGAGGCCTTCGTCGACCGCTTCATCATCAGCAGTCCCACCGGGGAGCAGACCCTCTTCGACCTCGCCGTCGACCGGCCCCTCGCGCTGGAGGCCGTCTATCGCGACACGAACCTGCTGACCCAGCGCGACGCGGGGGGCACGGCGACCAGCTCCTCCACCACGCCCAGCCTGATGGCCCTGATGCTGGAACGACTGGACCTCTGGCAGGGACACTCGGTACTGGAGATCGGCACCGGCACCGGCTACAACACCGCGCTGCTCTGCCATGTCCTGGGAGACCACACGGTGACGAGCATCGACATCGACCCCGGCCTGGTCGTCCGCGCCCGCGACGCGCTCGACGGGCTCGGGCACCACCCGCACCTGATCATCGGCGACGGCACGCAGGGCGTCGTCGAGTACGCGCCGTACGACCGGCTGATCGCGACCTGCGGAGTCGCCAGGGTGCCCGCCTCCTGGCTGCGCCAGGTCGCCCCGGACGGCGTGATCCTGGTCAATCTCGGCTATGCCCTGGCGCGGCTGACCGTCGACGCCGACGGGCGGGCCACCGGCCCGTTCACCGACTACGCGGCCTTCATGCGCCTCCGGCCGCATCCGGCCTATCGGACGCCGACCGGCCGCGAGATCGTCGAGATGGCCACCGAGGAGGGCGCGCGGAGCACCGTCCGCATCGACGGATTCCCCGACTACCTCGGTGCTCGCCCGCTGGAATGCCTGCGGGCGCTGGTGCATCCCGACGTGCACAAGGTGATCCGACACGATGGGGGCGGGGAGGCACACGTGCTCGGCGATCCCGCGACCGGCTCGTGGGCCCGCGCCCGGTTCATCGGCTCGTCCCGTGCCGCCATCGTGCACGGCGGCGTCCGGGACCTCTGGGACGACTACATGCGGATCGCCCAGCTGTGGAACGAGCACGGCAGGCCGGAACCCGCCCGATACGGGCTCACCATCACGCCCGACGGGGTCCACACGCTGTGGCTGGACTGCCCGGAGCACCCGGTGCTCGTCCTGGATTGA
- a CDS encoding DUF397 domain-containing protein, with amino-acid sequence MHPLTSVRWRTSSRSANGGQCVEIGQTADVVGIRDTKDRQGGVITVAPRAFDAFLAAAKDDRLS; translated from the coding sequence GTGCATCCATTGACCAGTGTCCGGTGGCGTACCAGTAGTCGCAGCGCAAACGGCGGCCAATGCGTCGAGATCGGACAGACGGCCGATGTCGTCGGCATCCGTGATACGAAGGATCGCCAAGGCGGCGTGATCACCGTGGCACCTCGCGCATTCGACGCATTCCTGGCCGCCGCCAAGGACGATCGGCTCAGCTGA
- a CDS encoding helix-turn-helix domain-containing protein — MSLGPTARRRRLGTSLTELRAGARRSLAEAAEHIGCSAGKIRNWETGRSGIKKFELTALLDYYETPETVRDLLEELRREGAQRGWWSTYRLPEWFKPYVGLEQAASEVHNFEIELVPGLMQTEAYAREIHSAGRHITDPADVEKRVAARMERQQRLTTPVPLELRAVVSESALYRQIGGPATMAEQLHHLRRLSRLPNVILQVLPNSVGTHPSLAGGFTLLRFAAQEDPDVGWSENPLGGHIIEDRDDVAALTFMFDELRGLALSKRETAQLIARIVAEFTP; from the coding sequence ATGTCTCTCGGACCCACCGCGCGGCGGCGCAGACTCGGCACGTCGCTCACCGAACTCCGAGCCGGTGCACGGCGCAGCCTCGCCGAGGCCGCGGAGCACATCGGCTGCAGTGCCGGGAAGATTCGAAACTGGGAGACCGGGCGGTCGGGCATCAAGAAGTTCGAGCTGACGGCACTGCTCGACTACTACGAGACACCCGAGACAGTACGGGATCTACTGGAAGAACTACGCAGAGAGGGCGCACAACGCGGATGGTGGTCGACATATCGGCTGCCCGAGTGGTTCAAACCCTATGTCGGTCTCGAACAGGCCGCCTCGGAGGTGCACAACTTCGAGATCGAGCTGGTTCCCGGTCTGATGCAGACCGAGGCGTACGCCAGGGAGATCCACTCGGCGGGCCGCCACATCACCGACCCGGCCGACGTGGAGAAGCGGGTCGCCGCCCGGATGGAGCGCCAGCAGCGCCTGACGACTCCCGTGCCTCTCGAGCTGCGCGCCGTGGTCAGCGAGTCCGCGCTGTACCGTCAGATCGGCGGCCCGGCGACCATGGCGGAGCAGCTGCACCATCTGCGGCGGCTGAGCAGACTTCCTAATGTGATTCTTCAAGTTCTTCCGAACAGCGTCGGCACTCATCCGAGCCTGGCGGGCGGATTCACCCTTCTCCGGTTCGCCGCCCAGGAGGATCCCGATGTCGGATGGTCGGAGAATCCCTTGGGCGGGCACATCATCGAGGATCGTGACGACGTCGCAGCGCTGACATTCATGTTCGACGAGCTGCGCGGACTGGCTCTGTCCAAACGAGAGACGGCACAGCTCATCGCTAGGATAGTCGCGGAATTCACTCCCTGA
- the fdhA gene encoding formaldehyde dehydrogenase, glutathione-independent produces MTGNKAIAYVGKGAVEVRDIGYPSLTLQDGPGVNPANVGRRCDHGVILKCVATNICGSDQHMVRGRTTAPEGLVLGHEITGEVVEVGRDVEFVKQGDLVSVPFNIACGRCRNCKEGQTGICLNVNPDRAGSAYGYVDMGGWVGGQAEYVMVPYADWNVLRFPDRDQAMEKILDLTMLSDIFPTGFHGCVTAGVGVGSTVYIAGAGPVGLAAAASAQLLGAAVVIVGDLNADRLAQARSFGCETIDISQGEPREQIEQLLGVAEVDSAVDAVGFEARGHGGDATTEKPATVLNSLMDLTRAGGSLGIPGLYVTGDPGAEDAAARQGSLSLNFGLGWAKSHSFATGQCPVMRYHRRLMMAILHDRVQIAKAVDARTIPLTEAPRGYQEFDQGAARKYVLDPHGLLPQRN; encoded by the coding sequence ATGACGGGGAACAAGGCGATCGCCTATGTCGGCAAGGGTGCGGTCGAGGTGCGTGACATCGGCTATCCGAGCCTCACCCTGCAGGACGGTCCCGGCGTCAATCCGGCCAATGTGGGACGCCGCTGCGATCACGGAGTGATCCTGAAATGCGTCGCGACGAACATCTGCGGCTCGGATCAGCACATGGTGCGCGGCAGGACGACCGCGCCGGAGGGCCTGGTGCTCGGCCACGAGATCACCGGCGAGGTGGTGGAGGTCGGCCGCGATGTCGAGTTCGTCAAACAGGGCGATCTCGTCTCGGTGCCGTTCAACATCGCCTGCGGTCGATGCCGGAACTGTAAGGAGGGTCAGACGGGCATCTGTCTGAACGTGAACCCGGATCGGGCGGGCTCCGCCTACGGATACGTCGACATGGGCGGCTGGGTCGGCGGCCAGGCCGAGTACGTGATGGTGCCCTACGCCGACTGGAACGTGCTGCGCTTCCCCGATCGCGACCAGGCGATGGAGAAGATCCTGGACCTCACGATGCTGTCGGACATCTTCCCGACCGGGTTCCACGGCTGCGTCACGGCGGGGGTCGGCGTCGGGTCGACGGTCTACATCGCGGGCGCGGGCCCCGTGGGGCTGGCCGCGGCGGCCTCCGCGCAGCTGCTCGGTGCCGCGGTGGTCATCGTCGGTGATCTCAACGCGGACCGGCTTGCCCAGGCACGCAGCTTCGGGTGCGAGACCATCGACATCTCGCAGGGCGAGCCGAGGGAGCAGATCGAGCAGCTGCTGGGCGTCGCGGAGGTCGACTCGGCGGTCGACGCCGTCGGGTTCGAGGCACGCGGCCACGGCGGCGACGCGACCACCGAGAAGCCCGCGACGGTGCTCAACTCGCTGATGGACCTGACGAGGGCGGGCGGCTCCCTGGGGATCCCCGGTCTGTACGTCACCGGAGATCCCGGCGCCGAGGACGCGGCGGCACGCCAGGGCTCGCTGTCGCTGAACTTCGGACTCGGCTGGGCGAAGTCGCATTCCTTCGCCACCGGGCAGTGCCCCGTGATGCGGTATCACCGCAGGCTGATGATGGCGATCCTGCACGACCGGGTGCAGATCGCCAAGGCCGTCGACGCGCGGACGATCCCGCTGACCGAGGCGCCGCGCGGATACCAGGAGTTCGATCAGGGCGCCGCCCGCAAGTACGTGCTCGATCCGCACGGCCTGCTGCCGCAGCGGAACTGA
- a CDS encoding helix-turn-helix domain-containing protein, with amino-acid sequence MVEDASHVGAAIRRARLAANLTQPRLARQAAVSLSLLGKVECGDRVATHALLTAVSRALKIPVERLTGQPYADNRRDEQTHRAVEALRTVLRHYDLPGDITPRPLPELAADVECIARMRRNAQYGALAARLPSLVEELTAASQLAGTTDVPQVFGLLVTVYHATHTLLHRLGYADLAESVEHHLTQAAHRASDPLAGGLAHWARVQSFQSAGDYAHGLRLMDTARAELDDTLRAPDEAAITVYGSLHLRSVTLASRAGDADTARSHLAAARDLAKDLNTDHVHYGLTFGPANITTHEVAAHVELGDGAAALTAATGWAPPRTMPRTRRGHHHLDLARAHLILGDRHSCLNALQHAKHIAPQQTRLHPMVRETTSVLISLYRRSHPELSHYADWLGLTA; translated from the coding sequence ATGGTCGAGGACGCTTCCCATGTCGGCGCCGCCATTCGTCGCGCACGACTGGCCGCCAACCTCACCCAACCCCGGCTTGCCAGGCAGGCCGCCGTCTCACTCAGTCTTCTCGGCAAGGTCGAATGCGGCGATCGCGTCGCGACACACGCCCTGTTGACCGCCGTGTCCCGAGCCTTGAAGATCCCGGTCGAGCGCCTCACCGGCCAGCCCTACGCCGACAACCGTCGGGATGAACAGACCCACCGCGCCGTGGAGGCGTTACGCACGGTGCTGCGGCACTACGACCTGCCCGGCGACATCACGCCCCGCCCGCTTCCCGAGCTGGCCGCCGACGTCGAGTGCATCGCGCGCATGCGGCGCAATGCCCAGTACGGCGCGCTCGCCGCGCGGCTGCCGTCGCTGGTGGAGGAGCTGACCGCCGCGAGCCAACTGGCCGGGACCACCGACGTGCCCCAGGTCTTCGGGCTGCTGGTCACCGTCTATCACGCCACGCACACCCTGCTGCACCGACTCGGCTACGCCGATCTCGCGGAGTCGGTGGAACACCACCTCACCCAGGCCGCCCATCGGGCGAGCGACCCGCTGGCAGGCGGGCTGGCGCACTGGGCGCGGGTGCAGAGCTTCCAGTCGGCGGGCGACTACGCCCACGGGCTTCGCCTGATGGACACCGCCCGGGCCGAACTCGACGACACCCTGAGGGCACCCGACGAGGCGGCCATCACCGTCTACGGCAGCCTGCATCTGCGGTCGGTCACCCTCGCCTCACGGGCGGGCGACGCGGACACGGCGCGCTCGCACCTGGCCGCCGCCCGTGACCTGGCCAAGGACCTGAACACCGACCACGTCCACTATGGACTCACGTTCGGGCCCGCCAACATCACCACCCACGAGGTCGCCGCCCACGTCGAACTGGGCGACGGCGCGGCGGCACTCACCGCCGCCACCGGATGGGCACCGCCGCGCACGATGCCCAGGACCCGACGGGGACACCACCACCTCGACCTCGCACGGGCCCATCTGATTCTCGGGGACCGGCACAGCTGCCTCAACGCGCTCCAACACGCGAAGCACATCGCACCGCAGCAGACCAGGCTGCATCCGATGGTGCGGGAGACCACGTCGGTGCTCATCAGTCTGTATCGGAGGTCGCATCCCGAGCTGTCGCACTACGCGGACTGGCTCGGTCTGACCGCCTGA
- a CDS encoding type III polyketide synthase, translating to MSQVTGTRRGHHEEQGSDAEAWPTPAPRIAAAATALPEHVYRQEEILAAFVDEFLPVGSPRRRAAERISANSGVDTRHFAVPIDRLRSLESFTEANQAYLAAALDLGERAVRRALAEAGVRPDEVDLVVSTTVTGLAVPSLEARLAGRLGFREDVRRVPLFGLGCVAGAAGIARVADYLRAWPDQVAVLLSVELCSLTLQRDDVSVANVVGSSLFGDGAAAVVLLGGRRRTTGGSARLPAAGQAAESPAAGRSARGSATAAGPDGGPEIRLTDERQALPAITATRSRLYPDTEDVMGWDIGTGGFRLVLSADVPTIARDFLSKDVFGFLADHGLTVEDVGTWICHPGGPKVIDAVTESLGLPETALAHTRASLADLGNLSSASVLDVLRRNLAEPLPPGGTPGLLLAMGPGFCAELVLLRW from the coding sequence ATGTCTCAGGTCACGGGAACGCGCCGCGGTCATCACGAGGAGCAGGGGAGCGACGCCGAGGCGTGGCCGACCCCGGCTCCTCGGATCGCGGCGGCCGCCACGGCCCTGCCGGAGCACGTCTACCGCCAGGAGGAGATCCTGGCGGCCTTCGTCGACGAGTTCCTGCCGGTCGGAAGTCCGCGACGTCGGGCGGCGGAGCGGATCTCGGCGAACTCGGGAGTGGACACGCGGCACTTCGCGGTCCCGATCGATCGGCTTCGGTCGCTCGAGAGCTTCACCGAGGCCAACCAGGCCTACCTGGCGGCGGCACTCGACCTCGGCGAGCGCGCCGTGCGCCGTGCGCTGGCCGAGGCGGGGGTGCGGCCCGACGAGGTCGACCTGGTGGTGTCCACGACGGTGACCGGCCTCGCCGTTCCCTCGCTGGAGGCCCGCCTGGCCGGGCGACTCGGGTTCCGGGAGGACGTGAGACGAGTTCCGCTCTTCGGCCTGGGCTGCGTCGCGGGCGCGGCGGGCATCGCGCGGGTGGCCGACTACCTGCGAGCGTGGCCGGACCAGGTGGCGGTGCTGTTGTCCGTGGAGCTGTGCTCGTTGACCCTCCAACGCGACGACGTCTCCGTCGCCAACGTCGTCGGCAGCAGCCTCTTCGGCGACGGCGCGGCCGCCGTCGTGCTGCTCGGCGGCCGTCGCCGGACGACAGGCGGGTCGGCGCGGCTCCCCGCGGCGGGGCAGGCGGCGGAATCCCCCGCGGCCGGCCGTTCCGCTCGGGGATCGGCCACGGCGGCCGGGCCCGACGGCGGCCCGGAGATCCGGCTCACGGACGAGAGACAGGCGCTTCCCGCGATCACGGCCACGCGCAGCAGGCTCTACCCCGACACCGAGGACGTCATGGGTTGGGACATCGGCACCGGGGGCTTCCGGCTCGTGCTCTCCGCCGACGTCCCGACCATCGCCCGCGACTTCCTCAGCAAGGACGTCTTCGGCTTCCTCGCCGATCACGGGCTCACGGTCGAGGACGTCGGCACGTGGATCTGCCATCCTGGCGGACCGAAGGTCATCGACGCCGTCACCGAGTCGCTCGGACTGCCCGAGACCGCGCTGGCGCACACCCGCGCGTCGCTGGCGGACCTCGGCAACCTCTCCTCGGCGTCCGTCCTCGACGTGTTGCGTCGCAACCTCGCCGAACCGCTCCCGCCCGGGGGCACCCCTGGCCTGCTGCTCGCGATGGGCCCAGGCTTCTGCGCGGAGCTGGTCCTGCTCCGCTGGTGA